The window CAGGCATCGCTCTTGAAAAAAAAGGGAAAGTCATTATGGTAATGGAGATTCTTTCGGGTCATAGAAGATGATGTCCGGTTTCTGCCTTGGACGGGCATTTTTATTGGTAATCGCGGTGAGTCTTGTTACGCGGTACTGATAGTTGCTCGGAAAGAAGGTTTGAGAGAATTATCTGAAAACAATACCACGGATGAAAAAATACTGTCAATGATTTCTGCTGAGTGGTAGATATAAAAGATTATCTTGTAAGTGAGGGAGCCCTGACAGAATGAAATCACATTGTAATAGGAATAACCGGCTCCTGTACGTTAATTTTGGAGTTTTTTCCGATGTCTTTGATGCCAACCTTTGCTGATCCTCTTTGGCTGCTGATCGGCGTAATTGCCTGCCTCGCAGTCCTGCTGTTCATTTTTTTCAATAGCCTGCGCAGAAAAAAGGAGCTGGAAAAATTTGCCGCTCCGAAACTCTTAACCAAACTGACCGGTAATGTATCGCGTTCTCGGAGGCGTCTGAAAAATATTCTTTTTGTTCTGGGAATAGCTTTTCTTTTCCTTGCCTTGGCCAGACCCCAATACGGTGAACGTTGGATTGAAGTCCGGCGTAAGGGGATTGACATCCTTATCGGGGTGGATGTGTCCAAGTCCATGCTTGTTCAGGACATCAAACCGAGCCGATTAGGGCGGGCAAAATTAGCTATCCGGGATTTTGTGGCTCAATTGGAGGGCGACCGGGTGGGTTTGCTGCCTTTTGCCGGAACTGCTTTCCTCATGTGTCCCCTGACCACGGATTATGAGGCCTTTAATGCCTCTCTTGATACCTTGGATGTGAGCAGTATTCCCAAAGGGGGAACAAATATTGGCTTGGCTATCAGGCAGGGGGGCGAGGCCCTGTCCAATGAGACCAATCATAAGATTTTTGTTTTGGTTACTGATGGTGAAGACCTGAGTGAAGATGCCCTGAAAGCCGCCGAGAAAGCCAAAGAGCAGAAGATGACCGTGTACACTATCGGAGTTGGAACACCTGAAGGCGAGTTGATACCGATATCGGAAGGGCAGGTTGGTCGATTTATACAAGATAAGCAGGGGAATTTCATCACCTCGAAACTGGATGAGCAGACCCTGACCACCCTTGCCGAGACCACTGGCGGACTGTATGTCCCGTTGGGTACTATGGGGCAAGGGTTTGATACCATCTATGAACGAAAATTGGCTTTGGTTCCCCAAGAGGAGCACGGGCAGCGGAGGCGAAAAATTCCTATAGAACGTTTTCCTTGGCCGCTGGGCCTTGCAGTGCTCCTATTGAGTTTAGATTTTCTCTTCACTGGACGTCGGAGTGGTTGGGCCTTGCGCCTGCCCTTTGTGAAAACTGCGGGTAGACGAAAGAAGCGAGCTGTCTTATTAGTCTTTGTGTTGTCAATCGGTGCAGTTGTCGGATTTGCCCAGCCGCAGGCTCAGGCTTCTGAAGGAGAAGAGCTTTTCAAAGCCGGTGATTATGCCGGGGCAGAGGCCTATTATCAAAAAGCCTTGGAAGAGGATAATGCCAGTCCTGCCCTGCATTTTAATCTCGGGGGCAGCCTGTATCGTCAGCAGAAATATGATAAGGCCGTAGCCGCCTTTACTCAGGCCTTGGCTACGGATGATCTCTCCCTTCAGGCTCGGAGTTATTATAATCGCGGGAACAGCCAGTTCTTTCTTGGGGCTGCTGCTGTGGCAAAGGATAAGGAGCAGGCTCAGAAGCAGTGGAGTGCTGCCGAGAAATCCTTTAAAGCTGCCTTGAAACTGGACCCGGCGGACAAGGCGGCTGGCCATAATCTGGAGATGGTTAAAAAGAAGCTGAAGCAACTGAAAGAAGAGATGCAACAGTCCGAGAAGCAGTGCAAAAATCCTCAAGACGGAAAAGACGGCGAGCAAAAAAAGGACGGGGAGCAGGATAAGCAGGATAATAAGCAGGGTAAACAGGACGAGAAGCAGCAGGAGCAGAAGCAGGACGGAGAAAAACAGCAATCTCCGGATCAGCAGAAAGATCAGGGGCAGCAAGAAAAACAAGAAGCGCAGGAAGACCAGGGCAAATCTGCGGAAAAGAACGACGCTGGAAAGCAGGAACAGCCCAAGCAGGCCGGTGCAGATCAGGAGGAAGCAAAGCATAAGGCTGTACCGGAACCGGAGAAGAAAGAGGAGGAGCCCACAGCGGAAGATATTCAGAAGGCGGCAGCTGCCCAAGAAGAACAGCAGGGCAAGCAGGGTAAGGAAGAGGAAAAGCAGATGAGTGCTGAGGATATGGAGCGGAGAATGATGGGCAAAATGACTGAGGAAGAGGCGAAAAATTTGCTCAACAGCCTGAAGGGAGAACAGGGTGAATTGAATTTTATTCCGCAAGGAACAGGCATCGAAGAATCGGTGGATAAAGATTGGTGATGAGACAATTAACAAAGCGATTATCTTTAGACTGTCAGAGGGGGATGCGGATCTGGCTGCAGTCCGCTCTGCTCATTTGCTTTTTGTCTGCACTCGTTGCGGCTACGGCTGCGGCAACGGATATTCAGGTCACGGCAAAATTGGAACCTGCAAGATTTGCTGAGGATCAGGGATCCCAATTTGTTCTTACTGTGACCGGGGCGAGATCAGCAGAACCGGATATGCCGGTAGCCGAAGGGCTGCATTTTGTGTATCAGGGGCAGAGCAGTCAGACATCCTGGGTAAACGGCAAGATCTCTTCCTCGATAGCATATAATTTTTTAGTACAGGCGAACAAAACCGGCGAGTTCACTATTGCGCCGGTCAAGGTCACTGTTGACGGCAAAGGCTACACCACCGAGCCCGTGCAGTGTACCGTGCTGCCTATGCGAAATAGCGGCAGTCAGGCGAGCGGTATCCCTTCAGGGGCAGGCTCTGTGCCGGGTGCCGACCCTGATGCCGATGCGGGAAAAAATATCGGTTTCATGCGGATTATGCCGGAAACTGAGCGCATGTACTCGGGGCAAATGGTTCCCTTTACCCTGAAAGCCTATTTTCTTTCAGGACAACGGGTTACCCTCAAGTCAGCACCACGACTGAGCGGAGAAGATTTTTTGCTCCAATCTCTGGATGAGGAGCCTCGGCAGCAACAGGAGCGGCTGAACGGTGTCTTGTACACCTCCTTAACTTGGCAGGGCACCCTGTCAGCAGTCAAGGAAGGAGATGTCCCGTTGGCTGTGGAAATGGATGCAGAGGTGCTGGTGCGTTCAAGGAGCCGTCTTCAAGGGAATCCTTTTGGTTCTTCTTTGCTTGATGATCCTTTTTTTTCGGATATCCTGGGCAACTATTCCCGACGTGATATCAAGATTTCCAGTCAGAAAAAAGAGATGAGCGTACTAGACCTGCCAACAGAAAATCGGCCTGCGGATTTCACTGGAGCCATTGGTACCTTCAGTCTAGCTGTGGCCGCCTCGCCATTGGACGGAAAGATTGGTGATCCTATAACGTTAAAGATGCAGCTTGACGGCAGCGGTAATTTTGCCCTGATTCAAGCTCCGAGTCTGACAGAAAACAAAGGGTGGAAGGTCTATCCGGCCTCAGGAACAGTGAAGGATCTGGGCGGCGGCAAAGGCGAGAAGACCTTTGAGCAGGCCCTTATTCCCATTGAACAGAGGCTGACTGCCGTTCCTCCAGTTCGATTTTCTTATTTTGATCCCAAGGCCGAGGAATATGTGACGCTGACCAGTGACCCCGTTTCTCTGAGCTTGCAGCCAGCAGGTGAACAGACAATATCTCCTGCAGGAATTCCGGCAACTCCGGCAAAATCGGTGCCACAGGCAGGCCAGCAGGGAGATAAAAAAGACGCTTCCCGAAAGAGTCCAGACTCTCATCCTGCCCTGCATTTTGCTCCGTTGAAACCTGAATTGGGACGACTGGCTCCCGCTCTTAGGCCCTTGTATCAGAAGCTTTGGTTTCAGCTTCTTATGGCCGCTGCGTTGTTCTTCCTGCTTGCGGCCTTGGTGCGCTACATTAGGCAGAGAAGATTGGCAAGGGATCCGAGCATCCTGCGGCGTAAAGAGGTAGCAGGGCGTTTAGCCGAGCATTATGAGGGGATGCGCAAGGCTCTGGCGATTCAGGACCAGAATGTATTCCATCAGCATTGCCGGGCAGCGATTCAGGAACGGACAGGCGAGGTATGGGGGCTTGCCCCGGAGACGGTCACCTTAGCAGACCTGGAGCAACGGCTGCCTGACGAGTCGCCACTGCGGACGGTCTTTTCTCGTCTGGAACAGAGTGGGTATGCCGGTGAGCAGCTGGCACAGGCTGATTTAGAGGAGATTTTGCAAACCACGAGAAACGAATTGGATAAGCTGGCATGAAGCGAAATGTTTTTCCCTTAAATTGTATGGACTGTATGGATTGTATGCGGATGTTGAAGACGACTATGCTGTCGTTGATGCTGTGTCTGCTGGTGTCCTCCTGGGCTCTGGCCGGGACACAGGAAAAGAAAGCAGCTGTATCTCTGTTTGAACAGGGTAATATTTTTCATACCCAGGGTAAATTTCAGCAGGCAGCTGAGCAGTATTCGAGCATCATCAGCACGTACGGTGTTTCGGCCTCCCTGCTCTATAATCTGGCCAATAGTTATGCCGCGACTGGGCAGGTTGGCCCAGCAGTGCTCAACTATGAACGGGCCTTGCGGCTGGCCCCTGGTGATGCTGATATTCAAGGGAATGTAGCACAGGTGCGTAAGGATGCCGGTTTGTACCGTGATGATCAACCGCTGCACAGGCGTTTGGCGGAAATGCTCGGGGCGGATCAGTGGCTGATGATTGCCGGTTGCGCCTTTCTCTGTTTGGGGATCAGTGCCTTGTTGGCAACGACAGGAGCAGGGCAGGGGAGAAGGGCCTTGCATTGGTTGATTGCAGGATCTCTGGCCGTATTCCTTCTGACCATCCCTCCGGCTGTTTTTCGTTATCAGGACTGGGATATAGGAGTCGTTCTGACTGAGGATACCCACTTCGTTATTTCACCCTTTGCGGATGCAACGCCAGCAGGAGATATTAAGGTGGGCAGGTTGGTCCGACCGGAGCGAAAGCACGGTGACTATGTGCTGGTTACGGCTGAAACTGAGAAGTCCGGTTGGCTGGCCAAGGACAGTTTTGCCTTGGTCACCACGGATATGCGCGAGGGTATTGAGAGGGTGGCAGGCCCGCTTCAGGGAAGCAATGGAAAGTGATAACGGAAACGTGTGCTGAGCTTTGAAAAGGAAAGCCGTAACTTGACGGAGGAGTCTCAGGGCTCCTCCTTTTTTTTGGGAGGTGAACCACCGGGCGGCTTAGCGTTCAAGGAACCGATTTGCTGGATTTGCTCTTTGCGACGCTCTTCCTGCCAATAGAGTTGCTTATTTTTTAACACACTGTAAATATAGGCAGCCTCTTTCTTGGTGAGTCTCTCAAAGCACCAGCAGTCGAGCTTGAATTCGGTCTCTTCCATATAGGGACTGGTATCCTTATACGGGTTGTGAAAAAAAAGGGAATCATGGTAGCGGAAAAAGCGAAGTTCTAATGCAGAGCAGAAGGTACCTTCGCTTAAATGGACGGAGACGAACTGACGCCAGACCTTGTCGCTGACATCTTTTAAGCGACCGAACAAGCCTGCCTCAAAGAGGATAGCCCGATAATAGGTGATGACGAGAACTTTAAGAGGTGCTCCTACGTTCTCCTTAATAATATAGGGACGCTCTTCTTTTTCTTCAGCAGTGAACCATTGTTTGATTCTTTTTTCTAACTTTGTTTCCGGCTCGTCTGTCGGGTTAAAAGTATATTTTTTGCGGCTCTTCTTTTTGGTGGGAGCTTGATTGCCATCTGCGTTATTCACCTCCTCATCAGGAGGAAAAAGTTTCCCCAGCTTTTTTCCTAAACGAGAGTCACTGTCAGCCAGTTTCATAGCAGGTCTCCTGTACAGGTTTTTAGCGTTACCCTTTGAGAGCCGCTTTCAAGTCCCTGATAAATGCTTTGACCTTCAATGATCCGCCGTCCCGGAAAGGGTGGATTTTAATGGTACGACCGTCAGGGTGGACTATCCTGAAATCAGGATACCCGTTGACGCCTTTTTCGTTGGCCAAGGCCTTTTCTTCTTCGCCGTTATCAGGGTTGATTT is drawn from Candidatus Electrothrix rattekaaiensis and contains these coding sequences:
- a CDS encoding VWA domain-containing protein; the encoded protein is MSLMPTFADPLWLLIGVIACLAVLLFIFFNSLRRKKELEKFAAPKLLTKLTGNVSRSRRRLKNILFVLGIAFLFLALARPQYGERWIEVRRKGIDILIGVDVSKSMLVQDIKPSRLGRAKLAIRDFVAQLEGDRVGLLPFAGTAFLMCPLTTDYEAFNASLDTLDVSSIPKGGTNIGLAIRQGGEALSNETNHKIFVLVTDGEDLSEDALKAAEKAKEQKMTVYTIGVGTPEGELIPISEGQVGRFIQDKQGNFITSKLDEQTLTTLAETTGGLYVPLGTMGQGFDTIYERKLALVPQEEHGQRRRKIPIERFPWPLGLAVLLLSLDFLFTGRRSGWALRLPFVKTAGRRKKRAVLLVFVLSIGAVVGFAQPQAQASEGEELFKAGDYAGAEAYYQKALEEDNASPALHFNLGGSLYRQQKYDKAVAAFTQALATDDLSLQARSYYNRGNSQFFLGAAAVAKDKEQAQKQWSAAEKSFKAALKLDPADKAAGHNLEMVKKKLKQLKEEMQQSEKQCKNPQDGKDGEQKKDGEQDKQDNKQGKQDEKQQEQKQDGEKQQSPDQQKDQGQQEKQEAQEDQGKSAEKNDAGKQEQPKQAGADQEEAKHKAVPEPEKKEEEPTAEDIQKAAAAQEEQQGKQGKEEEKQMSAEDMERRMMGKMTEEEAKNLLNSLKGEQGELNFIPQGTGIEESVDKDW
- a CDS encoding BatD family protein; protein product: MRQLTKRLSLDCQRGMRIWLQSALLICFLSALVAATAAATDIQVTAKLEPARFAEDQGSQFVLTVTGARSAEPDMPVAEGLHFVYQGQSSQTSWVNGKISSSIAYNFLVQANKTGEFTIAPVKVTVDGKGYTTEPVQCTVLPMRNSGSQASGIPSGAGSVPGADPDADAGKNIGFMRIMPETERMYSGQMVPFTLKAYFLSGQRVTLKSAPRLSGEDFLLQSLDEEPRQQQERLNGVLYTSLTWQGTLSAVKEGDVPLAVEMDAEVLVRSRSRLQGNPFGSSLLDDPFFSDILGNYSRRDIKISSQKKEMSVLDLPTENRPADFTGAIGTFSLAVAASPLDGKIGDPITLKMQLDGSGNFALIQAPSLTENKGWKVYPASGTVKDLGGGKGEKTFEQALIPIEQRLTAVPPVRFSYFDPKAEEYVTLTSDPVSLSLQPAGEQTISPAGIPATPAKSVPQAGQQGDKKDASRKSPDSHPALHFAPLKPELGRLAPALRPLYQKLWFQLLMAAALFFLLAALVRYIRQRRLARDPSILRRKEVAGRLAEHYEGMRKALAIQDQNVFHQHCRAAIQERTGEVWGLAPETVTLADLEQRLPDESPLRTVFSRLEQSGYAGEQLAQADLEEILQTTRNELDKLA
- a CDS encoding tetratricopeptide repeat protein, translating into MKRNVFPLNCMDCMDCMRMLKTTMLSLMLCLLVSSWALAGTQEKKAAVSLFEQGNIFHTQGKFQQAAEQYSSIISTYGVSASLLYNLANSYAATGQVGPAVLNYERALRLAPGDADIQGNVAQVRKDAGLYRDDQPLHRRLAEMLGADQWLMIAGCAFLCLGISALLATTGAGQGRRALHWLIAGSLAVFLLTIPPAVFRYQDWDIGVVLTEDTHFVISPFADATPAGDIKVGRLVRPERKHGDYVLVTAETEKSGWLAKDSFALVTTDMREGIERVAGPLQGSNGK